From a single Pirellulaceae bacterium genomic region:
- a CDS encoding DUF1501 domain-containing protein, with amino-acid sequence MAISPRPSFLSRRLFLQRWSLGFGGLALSALYQQWARAETLTRTPSDGGVLERFHHQPRAKSVIFLYMDGGPSQMDTFDPKPTLEKLHGQPFPKKMEPTQFDNNGATLASPWKFAQHGQSGLWISDLFPHIAKHADKLCVVRSMTSRFSEHTSANYFLHTGLGIVGRPSMGAWVVYGLGSPSQELPGFVVINGGLTPPGGLDNFASGFLPAAFQGSTFSPSGDAIANLRSPPRQPHEIAARRDLLRSLDQNFLESTAGADAVESAIRNYELAYRMQQSVPAASNLDDESEQTRSAYGVDHPNRQTATYARQCLLARRLVERGVRFIELTCPATTHDRWDQHSNLKKGHTDNALAVDQPIAALLEDLNQRGLLGETLVIWGGEFGRTPFAQGSDGRDHNPFAFSIWLAGGGVRPGMTYGETDEFGYKVVQDPVEMHDFHATILHLLGVDHQRLTFRFGGRDHRLTDVHGQVLESICS; translated from the coding sequence ATGGCAATTTCACCGCGACCATCGTTTCTTTCTCGTCGATTGTTCTTACAGCGCTGGAGCCTGGGGTTTGGCGGACTGGCGCTCAGCGCTTTGTATCAGCAGTGGGCTCGTGCCGAAACGCTGACGCGAACTCCGTCAGACGGTGGGGTGCTGGAGCGGTTTCACCATCAGCCGCGCGCTAAAAGTGTGATCTTTCTGTACATGGACGGCGGTCCAAGCCAGATGGATACCTTCGATCCCAAGCCGACTCTGGAGAAGCTCCATGGACAGCCGTTTCCAAAAAAAATGGAACCGACTCAGTTCGATAATAATGGTGCTACATTGGCATCGCCGTGGAAGTTTGCCCAGCACGGTCAGAGCGGTTTGTGGATCAGCGATCTGTTCCCACACATCGCCAAACACGCCGATAAGCTGTGCGTTGTGCGGTCGATGACCAGCAGATTCTCAGAGCACACCAGCGCTAACTATTTTCTGCATACCGGACTAGGCATTGTCGGCCGACCAAGTATGGGGGCCTGGGTCGTCTACGGCCTGGGCAGCCCGTCACAAGAGCTGCCGGGATTTGTCGTCATCAACGGCGGACTGACTCCGCCCGGTGGCCTGGACAACTTTGCGAGTGGATTTTTGCCGGCCGCCTTTCAGGGATCGACATTCTCTCCCTCCGGCGATGCAATTGCCAATTTGCGCTCACCCCCACGCCAGCCGCATGAGATTGCGGCGCGACGCGACTTGCTGCGGAGCCTGGATCAGAATTTTCTGGAAAGCACGGCCGGTGCCGATGCGGTGGAAAGTGCTATTCGCAACTATGAATTGGCCTATCGCATGCAGCAATCCGTTCCTGCCGCCTCCAACCTGGACGACGAATCCGAGCAGACGCGCAGCGCCTACGGCGTGGATCATCCCAATCGCCAAACCGCCACTTATGCTCGCCAATGCCTCCTGGCAAGGCGCTTGGTCGAGCGTGGCGTGCGGTTCATCGAGCTGACCTGCCCGGCCACCACGCATGATCGCTGGGATCAGCATTCCAACCTTAAGAAAGGCCACACCGACAATGCGTTGGCCGTAGATCAACCGATTGCCGCCTTGCTGGAGGATCTAAATCAGCGCGGATTGCTTGGCGAAACATTGGTGATATGGGGAGGCGAATTTGGACGCACTCCGTTTGCTCAAGGCTCCGACGGTCGCGACCACAATCCGTTTGCCTTCTCGATTTGGCTGGCTGGAGGCGGTGTGCGGCCCGGCATGACCTACGGAGAAACCGATGAATTCGGATATAAGGTGGTGCAGGATCCGGTGGAGATGCACGATTTTCACGCTACGATCCTGCACTTGCTGGGCGTCGATCACCAGCGTTTAACTTTTCGCTTCGGTGGCCGCGATCATCGCTTGACCGACGTACACGGGCAAGTACTGGAGTCCATTTGCTCGTAG
- a CDS encoding trypsin-like peptidase domain-containing protein, producing the protein MTRTLMSSPGKVDWRRRLIALALVASSTSPNCALLADQTPSMRHSPVVRAIQTAEPAVVNIEGNKPSRPGAGASAADSPQVNGMGAGIIIDSRGYILTNQHVVQDVKRIDVTLHDGTKFVGRLIARDPNTDLALVKVEADYPLPVIRCGTSSDLMRGERVIAIGNPFGYHHTVTEGIISALHRDIPVNGVHEYPDLIQTDASINPGNSGGPLLNADGYMIGVNAAVRIGAQGIGFAIPIDRAIEVAAIMIAEYRQQAKSSVEVKTEYRDGQSWVRVLSCSSGHLQRNDIIQQVGDRVVANRLDYELALIDAASDQELPLVVERQGEVIAASLKLQTTGQPTKPAANYRFASTGGESIQDRVYRDLGVKLEVVDKNRVRAVDPTYRGGMLVTAVRPDSPARKLPLQKGDIVVGLMGWQTTSWNDLAYILNTDEMAVEPSPELRIIRGNKLYWSRLELGESQVR; encoded by the coding sequence ATGACGCGGACCTTGATGAGTAGCCCTGGCAAAGTCGATTGGCGACGAAGGCTAATCGCGCTGGCGCTAGTGGCTAGCTCAACCTCGCCCAACTGCGCCCTGTTAGCCGATCAGACGCCTTCGATGCGACACAGCCCGGTGGTGCGAGCGATCCAGACAGCCGAACCGGCGGTGGTCAACATCGAAGGTAACAAGCCGTCACGACCTGGAGCCGGGGCATCGGCCGCTGACTCACCGCAAGTCAATGGCATGGGGGCCGGGATCATCATCGACAGTCGCGGCTACATTCTGACAAACCAGCATGTGGTTCAGGATGTCAAACGCATTGATGTGACCCTGCATGACGGCACCAAGTTCGTCGGTCGGTTGATTGCGCGAGACCCCAATACAGACCTGGCGCTGGTTAAGGTCGAAGCCGATTACCCGTTGCCGGTGATTCGCTGTGGAACCAGTTCTGACCTCATGCGCGGCGAGCGCGTGATCGCGATCGGAAATCCGTTTGGCTATCACCACACGGTGACCGAAGGCATTATCAGTGCGCTGCATCGCGACATTCCTGTCAATGGCGTTCACGAATATCCTGATCTGATTCAAACTGACGCCAGTATCAATCCAGGGAATTCCGGTGGACCGTTGCTCAATGCAGACGGCTACATGATTGGTGTCAACGCAGCTGTGCGAATTGGCGCGCAGGGAATTGGCTTTGCGATTCCTATCGATCGCGCCATCGAAGTTGCAGCCATCATGATTGCCGAATATCGCCAGCAGGCGAAGTCTTCAGTCGAAGTCAAAACCGAGTATCGCGACGGCCAATCCTGGGTGCGAGTCCTCAGTTGCTCCAGCGGCCATCTGCAGCGCAACGACATCATCCAGCAAGTGGGCGATCGCGTTGTGGCAAATCGACTGGATTACGAACTGGCCTTGATTGACGCTGCGAGCGATCAAGAACTGCCGCTGGTCGTCGAGCGTCAAGGCGAAGTGATCGCGGCCAGCCTGAAGCTGCAAACCACTGGCCAGCCGACCAAGCCCGCTGCCAATTATCGCTTCGCATCAACAGGCGGCGAGTCGATACAGGATCGCGTGTACCGGGATTTGGGCGTCAAATTGGAAGTTGTCGACAAGAATCGCGTTCGCGCAGTAGACCCAACCTACCGAGGCGGCATGTTGGTGACAGCGGTTCGTCCCGACAGTCCAGCTCGCAAGCTGCCTCTACAAAAGGGGGATATTGTGGTTGGACTGATGGGTTGGCAAACCACCAGTTGGAACGATCTGGCGTATATCCTCAACACCGACGAAATGGCAGTGGAACCCTCGCCCGAACTGCGCATCATCCGTGGCAATAAGTTGTATTGGAGCAGATTGGAGCTGGGAGAATCACAGGTGCGCTGA
- a CDS encoding DUF1549 domain-containing protein — translation MMRLYIALLTVLGLAASLAAGELSFTLPEHATSVQLKGQDARWQLLVSSCDQQGQWTDVTHHAKYSIQPPIAEVDAYGYLRPLENGQAQIVAELSGQRCEVSLSVSGMESLQPVDFHHQVVPIFTKLGCNGGGCHGKAAGQAGFKLSLLGFEAQDDYDRLVLESRGRRVFPAMPDQSLLLLKATGAAPHGGGQRMEVDSHEYRVLRRWIASGMPLGDGQQRMVTRIEVLPASRQLSRRLSQQLAVIATYSDDSHEDITRTAQFDSNNTDLANVDERGWVQLGDQAGDVAIMARYQGQVAVFRASVPLGVPTEEFPPTRNLVDQAVFAKLQTLGIPPSPLCDDSTFVRRATLDIAGRLPTPEESQQYLASSDADKAERLVDRLLDSQDYANYFARKWILILRNRRDSPGHQLGSFAFHGWLRDSFLNNKPYDHLVRELLTASGSVQTHPPLVWWREVSDTESRVEDVAQLFLGQRLQCARCHHHPFEKWSQSDYYQMSAFFSTVAKKEGASPDNPVFVSRVASAIAKHPKTGQELSPRGLDAPTISIPPSQDPRQQLVDWMVDPSNPFFARSLVNRYWKHFLGSGLVEPEDDMRVTNPPSNSELLEALSQQFVASGFDLKNLIRTICTSSVYRLSSEANDHNLRDSGSYSRYYPKRLSAEVMLDAIDQTVMTVTAFDGMPNGSRAVELPDTGFASYFLDVFGRPAGSTACECERMNEASLAQSLHLLNSKEVQAKLTNDAGRAAAISASSQPLDELIHQLYMAAFSRPANEAELQTAAEYVNRRAESRRQAFEDLVWAVINSKEFLFNH, via the coding sequence ATGATGCGTCTGTATATTGCACTATTGACTGTTCTGGGTTTGGCGGCCTCGTTGGCTGCAGGCGAATTGAGTTTTACGTTGCCCGAGCACGCGACCTCAGTACAGCTCAAGGGTCAGGATGCTCGTTGGCAATTGCTAGTTTCCAGTTGCGACCAGCAGGGGCAATGGACGGATGTTACACACCATGCAAAGTACAGCATTCAGCCGCCCATCGCGGAGGTGGACGCCTATGGCTACTTGAGACCGCTGGAAAATGGCCAAGCTCAAATTGTTGCCGAGCTGTCCGGACAGCGCTGTGAGGTATCCTTGAGCGTCAGCGGAATGGAGTCGCTCCAGCCGGTAGATTTTCACCATCAGGTCGTGCCGATATTTACCAAACTGGGATGCAACGGCGGAGGTTGTCATGGCAAAGCCGCTGGTCAGGCTGGTTTCAAGCTCTCGCTACTGGGATTTGAAGCCCAAGACGACTACGACCGGTTGGTGTTAGAATCTCGTGGAAGACGAGTCTTCCCGGCGATGCCCGATCAAAGTTTATTATTGCTGAAGGCGACGGGGGCCGCCCCACATGGTGGTGGTCAGCGTATGGAGGTCGATTCGCACGAGTACCGAGTGCTGCGGCGGTGGATCGCCAGCGGTATGCCGTTGGGTGATGGCCAGCAGCGCATGGTGACGCGGATTGAGGTACTGCCGGCGTCACGACAATTGTCTCGACGCCTAAGCCAGCAACTGGCGGTAATTGCAACCTATTCAGATGACAGCCACGAAGATATTACGCGAACAGCACAATTTGATTCCAACAACACCGACCTGGCCAACGTCGACGAGCGAGGTTGGGTTCAGTTGGGTGATCAAGCCGGCGATGTCGCCATCATGGCTCGTTATCAGGGTCAAGTCGCCGTGTTTCGAGCCAGTGTACCTCTGGGTGTCCCGACTGAAGAATTTCCCCCAACTCGCAACTTGGTCGATCAAGCGGTGTTTGCCAAGCTGCAGACGTTGGGAATTCCCCCCAGTCCGCTCTGCGATGATTCGACCTTTGTTCGCCGAGCGACTCTGGATATCGCTGGTCGTTTGCCGACGCCTGAAGAGTCGCAGCAGTACCTTGCGTCGAGCGATGCCGACAAAGCAGAGCGCTTAGTTGATCGACTGTTGGACAGCCAGGATTACGCGAATTACTTTGCTCGCAAGTGGATTCTGATCCTGCGCAATCGCCGCGATTCTCCAGGCCATCAGCTCGGATCGTTCGCATTCCATGGCTGGCTGCGCGACAGTTTTCTGAATAACAAGCCTTACGATCATTTGGTGCGCGAATTGCTAACCGCTTCTGGGTCGGTGCAAACGCATCCGCCCTTGGTTTGGTGGCGTGAGGTGTCCGATACCGAATCGCGCGTTGAAGATGTGGCACAACTGTTTCTCGGCCAGCGCTTGCAATGTGCGCGCTGTCACCATCATCCCTTCGAGAAGTGGAGCCAGTCAGACTACTATCAGATGTCGGCCTTCTTCTCGACCGTCGCCAAAAAGGAAGGTGCTTCGCCGGACAATCCGGTGTTTGTATCGAGAGTCGCCTCTGCGATAGCCAAACATCCCAAGACGGGACAAGAGCTGTCCCCACGCGGCTTGGACGCTCCGACAATATCCATTCCCCCCAGTCAAGACCCACGCCAGCAGTTGGTTGACTGGATGGTAGACCCATCAAATCCATTCTTCGCGCGCTCGCTAGTCAATCGCTACTGGAAGCATTTCTTGGGCAGCGGCTTGGTCGAGCCTGAAGATGATATGCGCGTCACCAATCCACCCAGTAACTCAGAACTGTTGGAAGCCTTGTCGCAGCAGTTTGTCGCCAGCGGATTTGATCTGAAGAATTTGATACGCACAATTTGTACTTCCAGCGTTTATCGACTCAGTTCCGAGGCCAACGACCACAATTTGCGTGATTCGGGTAGTTACTCGCGTTACTACCCCAAGCGACTATCGGCCGAGGTCATGTTGGACGCCATAGACCAGACAGTCATGACAGTCACCGCCTTCGATGGTATGCCTAATGGTTCTCGAGCTGTTGAGCTGCCCGATACTGGATTTGCATCCTATTTCTTGGATGTCTTTGGCCGCCCCGCGGGTTCCACAGCCTGCGAATGCGAACGCATGAACGAAGCCAGTTTGGCGCAGAGTCTGCACCTACTGAACTCCAAAGAGGTCCAGGCTAAATTGACCAATGATGCGGGTCGAGCCGCAGCGATCAGCGCTAGTTCTCAGCCGTTAGACGAATTGATCCATCAACTTTACATGGCAGCTTTCAGCCGTCCGGCCAACGAAGCCGAGTTGCAAACAGCAGCCGAGTATGTGAATCGGCGTGCTGAATCCAGGCGTCAAGCCTTTGAGGACTTGGTGTGGGCGGTCATCAACAGTAAAGAGTTTTTGTTTAATCACTAA
- a CDS encoding lipase, producing the protein MTSQQRFNLKLPTWGGKQFWTDHHWRRGWRIQQNAVTQHWRLLDADNVRWAWGRHEQCRQALERLVPDRTVQSSQIVILLHGLMRSAASMRGLAERLTNQLQCQCVCFEYASTRHPVSHHAAALAEVVAGLPTELPLHFVGHSLGNIVVRYFWGDLIRHQDPATVDRIRSVVMLGPPNQGASIAKQLSRTGLFGLVAGPAGMELGSRWQSFVARLATPTCPFGIIAGRLPEALPLNPLVDGQGDFVVSVDETKLEGATDMLEVPVLHSFLMDSSDVQAAVARFIRTGHFGVSER; encoded by the coding sequence ATGACCTCCCAGCAGCGATTCAATCTCAAGTTACCCACCTGGGGTGGCAAACAGTTTTGGACCGACCATCACTGGCGCCGTGGGTGGCGCATCCAGCAGAACGCAGTAACCCAACACTGGCGATTGCTGGATGCTGACAACGTTCGCTGGGCCTGGGGTCGGCACGAGCAGTGCCGGCAAGCGCTAGAGCGGCTTGTGCCAGATCGGACTGTCCAATCCAGCCAGATCGTCATCCTGCTGCATGGCTTGATGCGTTCTGCAGCCTCAATGCGCGGGCTGGCGGAGCGACTGACCAATCAGTTGCAATGTCAGTGCGTGTGTTTCGAGTATGCCAGCACGCGGCACCCAGTGTCCCATCACGCTGCGGCGCTGGCCGAGGTGGTCGCTGGGTTGCCAACCGAACTGCCACTACATTTTGTTGGACACAGTTTGGGTAACATCGTAGTCAGGTATTTTTGGGGCGATCTGATTCGTCATCAAGATCCCGCCACAGTCGATCGCATTCGCAGTGTTGTCATGTTGGGGCCGCCCAATCAAGGAGCGTCCATCGCCAAGCAGCTATCGCGCACCGGACTATTTGGCTTGGTGGCGGGACCAGCGGGCATGGAGCTCGGCTCCCGCTGGCAGAGCTTTGTCGCTCGGTTGGCAACTCCCACTTGCCCGTTTGGAATTATCGCAGGTCGATTGCCGGAAGCGTTGCCCCTCAATCCACTGGTGGACGGGCAAGGCGACTTTGTAGTCAGTGTGGACGAAACGAAGCTCGAGGGTGCCACGGACATGCTGGAAGTTCCTGTGCTGCACAGCTTCCTGATGGACAGTAGCGACGTGCAAGCGGCTGTCGCTCGCTTCATTCGCACAGGTCACTTCGGAGTGTCTGAACGTTAA
- a CDS encoding outer membrane beta-barrel protein encodes MVCYRSVLIPLALLALAPSAYGQRFDYVSAYSGAVFLNDYRGAVANDARTGTFSDGWLLGGAIGKCLSNCNRLEGEFFYRNNGADAWITPNNNFDWSGRLNCFSTTTNLLHDFRKLSVRRSIPYAGGGIGGAFLDGEFETPAATYEIDETVFAFQGIAGIRTQLNCRTSLLTEYRYFGTSRARLTDVDTDDTAGTFGYDSHNVLIGFSIQR; translated from the coding sequence ATGGTTTGTTACCGCTCTGTCTTGATCCCCCTGGCTCTGTTGGCACTTGCTCCGTCGGCCTACGGACAGCGATTTGACTATGTCAGCGCTTATTCTGGAGCGGTATTTCTAAACGATTACCGGGGAGCGGTTGCAAACGATGCGCGCACCGGAACTTTTTCGGATGGTTGGTTGTTAGGCGGCGCGATCGGCAAATGCCTGTCGAACTGCAACCGTTTAGAGGGTGAGTTTTTCTACCGCAACAATGGTGCCGACGCCTGGATCACGCCCAACAATAATTTCGATTGGTCGGGGCGATTGAACTGCTTTTCCACCACGACGAATTTGCTGCACGACTTCCGGAAACTCAGCGTACGACGCTCTATTCCTTATGCCGGTGGCGGGATCGGTGGAGCATTTCTGGATGGCGAATTCGAAACGCCGGCAGCCACGTATGAAATCGACGAAACGGTGTTCGCATTTCAAGGAATCGCCGGTATCCGCACGCAGCTGAATTGCCGCACGAGCCTACTGACCGAATACCGGTACTTTGGCACTAGCCGAGCCCGTTTAACCGACGTCGATACCGACGATACCGCTGGAACATTCGGCTACGATTCGCACAATGTGCTCATCGGCTTCAGCATCCAACGCTAG
- a CDS encoding DUF1501 domain-containing protein yields the protein MLTIFGKSGRYCDGVSRRSFLTIGGLSLGAFGLPSLSLPGLLRAESQSPGSGRLGHKAVINVFLAGGPPHQDMWEIKTDAPSEIRGEFRPIPTNVTGIQICEVFPKLAGMMDKAAIIRSVVGLKDRHDSFQCMSGWLSNDLRAIGGRPCVGSAITKLQGPVDPAVPTFVGLAGKTQHGPWSDPGVAGFLGPSYSAFRPDGPGMDNMRLNDITLERLQDRRQLLTSLDRLRRDIDGSGTIEGMDVFGQRALDVLTSSKLLDALDLSKEDPRIVERYGDGKPYKYQYDGAPTCNDHLLIARRLVEAGARCVSLSYGRWDSHGQNFDLVRDHGPKLDQCLSALVEDLDSRGLLNDVTVIVWGEFGRTPKINASAGRDHWAPVSCAWIAGGGVRSGQAIGATNRLGEYAEERPVDVQEILATLYHNLGIDTATTTLTDPTGRPQYLVEANPVAELI from the coding sequence ATGCTCACCATTTTTGGGAAGTCTGGTCGTTATTGCGATGGCGTGTCACGTCGCAGCTTTCTGACCATCGGTGGATTGTCGCTCGGTGCGTTTGGTTTGCCAAGTCTAAGTCTACCGGGATTGTTGCGAGCCGAATCGCAATCGCCGGGCTCCGGCAGATTAGGCCACAAGGCGGTTATCAATGTGTTCTTAGCCGGTGGCCCGCCTCACCAAGATATGTGGGAGATTAAGACGGATGCCCCCAGCGAGATACGCGGCGAGTTTCGTCCGATTCCAACCAACGTAACCGGCATACAAATCTGCGAGGTCTTTCCGAAACTGGCTGGCATGATGGACAAGGCGGCCATCATTCGTTCGGTAGTGGGTCTTAAGGATCGCCATGACTCGTTCCAATGTATGAGCGGCTGGTTGAGCAACGACTTACGCGCTATCGGCGGGCGACCGTGCGTCGGTTCAGCGATTACCAAACTGCAAGGGCCGGTCGATCCCGCCGTGCCTACGTTTGTAGGCTTGGCTGGCAAGACGCAGCATGGACCCTGGAGCGATCCGGGCGTGGCTGGTTTTCTGGGACCAAGTTATTCGGCGTTTCGCCCGGACGGCCCTGGCATGGACAACATGCGGCTGAACGATATCACCCTGGAGCGATTGCAGGATCGTCGGCAACTGCTGACCAGTTTAGATCGCCTGCGCCGTGATATTGATGGCAGCGGGACAATCGAAGGTATGGACGTTTTTGGCCAACGAGCGTTGGACGTTCTTACCAGTAGTAAACTGCTCGATGCGCTGGACCTGTCCAAGGAGGATCCACGGATCGTCGAGCGATACGGCGATGGCAAGCCTTACAAATATCAATACGATGGAGCGCCAACCTGCAACGATCATCTATTGATTGCTCGACGCTTAGTCGAAGCTGGCGCGCGCTGCGTTAGCTTGAGCTATGGTCGCTGGGATAGCCACGGTCAGAATTTTGATTTGGTTCGCGATCACGGACCCAAGTTAGATCAATGCTTGAGTGCACTGGTCGAAGACTTAGACAGCCGGGGTTTGCTCAACGACGTAACCGTGATCGTTTGGGGTGAATTTGGCCGGACTCCCAAGATCAACGCTTCGGCGGGCCGCGATCACTGGGCACCGGTAAGTTGTGCTTGGATTGCAGGCGGTGGCGTGCGCAGCGGACAAGCGATTGGGGCCACCAATCGGCTGGGTGAATACGCAGAAGAGCGACCAGTGGATGTACAGGAGATACTGGCTACTCTATACCACAATCTAGGTATCGATACCGCTACCACCACGCTGACCGATCCCACCGGACGACCGCAGTACTTGGTAGAAGCCAATCCGGTAGCGGAATTAATCTGA
- a CDS encoding heme-dependent peroxidase — MNRPENPSSLSEPAIQPANGWHCTHMYYRLNRHVLSQLGATRRAAGLIAMQEILSPVDSQAPVRLQSFIVSGHKADFGFVAFDPDPLKIDLVHQRLLACGIGPALEAVYSFVSLTEISEYVPSVEQYAQRLTAGGEDANSPQFAAKVAAYEKRLPAMNAQRLMPELPPWPAMCFYPMNKSRVVGANWFTTPFSSRNSMMAEHAQSGMAFAGRVTQVVTVSVGLDDWEWGVTLWARRPDYLKDIVYKMRFDEASAKYGQFGQFFVGYVACARRIAEHCGIV, encoded by the coding sequence ATGAATCGCCCTGAAAACCCAAGCTCATTGTCCGAACCGGCCATTCAGCCCGCCAACGGTTGGCATTGCACCCACATGTATTATCGCCTCAATCGCCACGTGTTGAGCCAACTCGGCGCGACCCGGCGTGCTGCTGGACTAATCGCGATGCAGGAAATTCTCTCACCGGTTGATTCGCAGGCACCCGTCCGATTGCAAAGCTTCATTGTCAGTGGCCACAAAGCGGATTTCGGTTTTGTCGCTTTTGATCCCGATCCACTGAAGATCGACTTGGTGCATCAGCGCCTTTTAGCCTGCGGAATTGGACCTGCGCTGGAAGCTGTCTATTCGTTTGTTTCGCTGACAGAGATTTCCGAATACGTGCCGTCGGTCGAGCAATATGCTCAGCGGTTGACGGCAGGCGGCGAAGACGCCAATTCGCCTCAATTCGCAGCCAAGGTGGCTGCCTACGAAAAGCGTTTGCCCGCGATGAACGCTCAGCGCTTGATGCCCGAACTGCCGCCTTGGCCGGCGATGTGCTTTTATCCGATGAACAAGAGCCGCGTTGTCGGAGCCAATTGGTTTACGACCCCATTTTCCAGTCGTAATTCGATGATGGCCGAACATGCGCAGAGCGGTATGGCGTTCGCTGGACGCGTTACGCAAGTTGTCACCGTGTCGGTTGGACTGGACGACTGGGAATGGGGCGTCACGTTGTGGGCGCGGCGTCCTGACTACCTGAAAGACATCGTTTACAAAATGCGATTTGATGAAGCCAGTGCCAAGTACGGCCAGTTCGGCCAGTTCTTCGTAGGCTATGTCGCGTGTGCTCGGCGCATCGCCGAGCATTGTGGTATTGTGTAA